TACTATTGCTGCTCCAGAGAATGAAATTCAGCACAGTAAGAATAATAAAGACAATTCCAGAAAAGAAGCAGGCAACCGACCATGAAACAGACCTCCAACCTTCTGAAGTTCCTTTTATGGTTCTCCAGAGACGTACACCAACATACCCAGCAGCAATTCCCaggaaaagataaagaataaTCATTCCTGTCAGCAGCATTCCTCGTGAAGCTGGTGACATGAAACCAAGGGCTGCAAAAATGATAGTGACAATTGCCATCCCTGTAATCTGAACACCATCACCGACCATCACGCAAAGTAGCTTGGAACAATTTGGTTCTCTGAACACATCACCCACAACAAGCTTCCACCCAGAAAGCTCCTCATTCATCTGAGCTTGAGCTTCTTTGTCCAATTCCTCATACCTCGTTAAGTCCCTCCTCACAGTCCTTAAGAATATAACAAAAACTATACCGGCTAGGAAAAAAATTACCATCAGTGAATTTAGAATAGAGAACCAGTGGACTCGGGCACCTTCCATCTTCAAATAAGCATCCCATCTTGATGGCCATCGTATATTGCTTTTCACGAATTCAACCTCGTAAGTGAAGGATACTCTCTCTTGCTCCCGTATTATTTGAGACTTGTCAAGCTCCGTGGGGCAATCTACAGATGAGATACTAGCGTACCTGACAAGTTTCTTCATGACTTCAGGATCATACTTCACGGTGCAGGGGATAACCTCAAAACCAACTATCTCGAACCCAGATGCCTTCTTCTTATCAGCATCAGAAGAAATAACACCCATACCTTCTTCCCCAGTCCCTATGATCTCCACACCCCTCCCTTCATACTCATGAACCAAGACCCTGAACTTGAGATGATTAATGATGTAATCTTCATTACTATTTGGTGGTGTATACCCAACAGGAAACCCAGTCCACTGGAAGTTAATTCCATTTTGCTTGGCGTACCTCATGGCAGGCAAGTTATCCAGAATCATGTTCACTTGATACAGATCGCGGGTTCTCTGTTTCAAGAGCTTGACCTGATGCTCATTCAATGGGCTGGTAGTACAGAGGTAGACAGTCTCATTAACATTCATTCGGAAACGGTAAGGAGAGTTGTCAATCTGATCTCCCATGAGGAGTTCTCCAAGATTCTCGGCACTTTTCTTGACACCACCGTCGGGCTCACAGTAAGGGAGACTGTAGTAGCTGAAGGGAAGCTCGGTTTCTATGGAAGTCAAGGAGTTAACTTTGGCAAATATTGCTTCCCCGTTAGAATAAGTGTGCATGTAGCTTCCCGGAAGATAAAACCCATTGCAAGTATGCGCAAAGAGAAGAACCACACAGAGGAAAGCCCAGCATACGGAGGGCATCCTCCATTTTGATAAAGCCattgaaattgaaagagaaGACAGCAGATCTGTTTGGATCAGTGGTGGATCTCTGCCTAGGCTACTAGTCTTACGGAAACATTCAACGCCAAATCTACACAAGATGGAACCATTTCGAGTGTTAGGCTCTGGAAAATATTtaggagaagaaaaatagaaagaaattcaaagaataTTATTTGGGCACATGTTTAAGAAGGCATACAAGGTAAGGTTTTTCTACCCCAAAAAAAACACAGATCCATTGAGGGAGGTCCGTGTACATAATACACAGGATGTTTGGGATTTGGCAAAGAATCCCAACACCCATTGGCTCACAAAAGCAGATAATTGCTACAACATACAAAGACTCGAAACAAGAAAGGGCTCAAAAACAATTCTTACTAATAATCAGAAGCAGatcattaacaaatttttcCAGAAAATATATTGCGCAGACCCAcaaatactaataataaaaaaaaaaacaacagcaAAGAGAACGGGTACccaatgataaaaatgaaagagagcCATAACCGAAATGGCACAGATCTATGCCAACGACACACGAAAGTAACAAAAGCAAATTCTACTCAAGAAAATTATACGAGCTATGGAAATGGAAGGAAACGCACCTCCGGCCAGATCCAATCAGAGCATAGATCTGCTGATCGGGTAGCGTCGGATCTGATGCTCTCGCTGGCTAGCTGTGCTGCAGAGCGTTACAACGAAGCAGAGTGCGAACCCTATTCTGCTCCCGTAACTGGAACCTTCTTTCAATGGAAAAGTAAGACCACCACCGGGTACCGGCACGCTAGATAAGTAGTTACTCTGGAGTAATACAAAGGTAACAACACGGGGAAAATATGTCACTCACACATCTTCTttcgcactttttttttttttttttctttttcttttaactttagTATCCTCTAattttctaattgaaaaaaatataagatgtctttgtataaaataaacatttttaaattaaaaaataaaaaaataccataaaTACCATAAAAGAAGAAGGCATGTTAGCCATGACCGTGGGTGACCCACGGCTTTTGGGTCACTATAgccaaaaatatcaaattagaAAACAAGGTTTCAAAGTCAGAAAGCACAAAAGCATAGGGGTCCTTGGGCCGtatattttctatataatatacttctttaaaaaaaaaaaaaaaaattattgtaataGTAAAGATCATGTATTAACTCCATGTCAAACATGTtctaacaaaaatatttttacctttttttttttcattcttagatttaacatattcaaattataattgttagaattttttttttttttcgtgctAGAATATCAATCAAAGGAACATGCAGAGTAGGAGAGAAGTAAGCAAAAGAGCTTATCGATGTAGGCCGGTGACGAATGACTTTGATGCTTAAATCAttagacaatatatatatatatatatatatatataatggcttaagataaagataaaaaaataaaaaattatagtagaATTTTaggaagaaacaaaaagtttatttatctGGTTGTCATGAGTTGCCTTTTATAAGGGTTTGCTCTCAACTGCTTACGGTTAGTTCCTCCATAATGATGGTCTTTAGAATGGTTTATCTTGATTTCCTTCATTTGTCACTGTGCTCTATGCTTGAAATTTGAGTCTCACCAAGTAGTTGCGAAAATTACCTTGGTGGCACCAAGGTGACCAAATGGTTTGGAAGTGGAGTGGAAAGACGTGTCAATTGTTTGGTGAGCTCAAGTTAGTAGGCTGATATTTCAGTTACACATACTCCCTAATTCCCTTCTCTAATGTGTCaagttagagaaagaaaattctATGTTGTGGGCTTGTGGATGTGGATCGATACTGACAGTTGGGATTGTATAACGTTGGACATAAATGAGTTGATTTGGGGATTTAGTGATTTACACTTGTTTCTTTAGTTTTGCTacgttttttatttatttactagtAGCTTGTTCGGTGCCTAAAACAAGCACCGTTTGTAATAGAGAGATATTAAGAGTActaattcttttattaataGAGGCTTACTAAATTGATGTATAACTCATTCATTGGAGAAAAAcataacaattaattaagaaaaatgtaacgAGTACAAATAAATAAGCTACACATCATTTTAGTAAGCCTTTActagtaaaagagttagtaccccTAGAATTTCTCTTTGTAATATTGTGGTTGGGTGGATTTATACTTAGGATTTGGATTGAAGATTGCTCAAGAAAATCAAGTGCAAGAAGTTCTATGTGGAGGCTCGCTTGCTAATGTCTAGACGAAATACTCAAACAATTAGTTTCGCTTATTTGGGCATCTGCTAATGTCTAGGCGGCCCCTACACAAAAGGTTTTGTCTGCTGGTCCGTTCGCACATGTCCAAACTTATTTGAGAAATGAAAACTCTCATCCACTATGGCATTTGTTGGTGTCTAGACAAGATGTTGTTTTAAGGATTGAAGCCCTAAGGATGTCCGAAGGCCTCATTAAACTGTCCAAATGTGGCTACATAAAGCCTAAACCGACTTTAGGGTTTCACAGCTGATTTTCACAAGTCTATAAAAGAACTTTGGAGGCACAATTTCTGTTTAGCTGAGTAGTGGAATTCAAGGTTGAGTTAGAGTGATTTCAAACATTGAGAGTTCTGTGTGCCAAGAGATACTATTGGTATGTGCTTATGAGTTTCAATCTCTTAGAGTGATCAAACTATGTTTGGCTCTACCTCAATAAACTGTTTGAAGTCTACCGATAGCTCAATAAAGAGATCAAAAAGAGAGATTAGCTAGTAAGGAACTAGAGCTGTTGAGGTAGGAGGCAGGTGGGATGCTTGTTTACGTATATACTGTCTAAACCAttacaaagggttgtaagtatGTTTTGCTTGTACTTGAATCTTTTCGTAGTGTTGATTTCCTATGTTTAATTATCTCGAAGTGGTTTTACCTTTGAAGTGTTATTCAAAGGGTTTCTACTTCATCAACAAAAATTAGTATGTTGATGCGTGattgttttatgctttcttaagtGGTTTGATAACTATTTTTAACGAATGCATAATTGTTGGTTGTGAGCGTTAGGATTTAAATTTCGCGTTTCAACATGAGTGACATTTGAAACTTTTAAACTTTGCTATTATATGTCCCTCCATAAATgatttaaaatggaaaaattaGGGCATTTTCTCCCATTAAAAAGGCTGATAAAGATAAGAAGTTGGCAATTGAAAATACAAGATAAAGATTAAATTTCAACTAAGAATGTAGCGGATGGAGacttggagtaatgctatatatcaccCCATTATCTCCCTCCCATCCTCCAAAACTAACATGGCGTGGTTTCCT
This window of the Corylus avellana chromosome ca5, CavTom2PMs-1.0 genome carries:
- the LOC132183092 gene encoding transmembrane 9 superfamily member 12 yields the protein MALSKWRMPSVCWAFLCVVLLFAHTCNGFYLPGSYMHTYSNGEAIFAKVNSLTSIETELPFSYYSLPYCEPDGGVKKSAENLGELLMGDQIDNSPYRFRMNVNETVYLCTTSPLNEHQVKLLKQRTRDLYQVNMILDNLPAMRYAKQNGINFQWTGFPVGYTPPNSNEDYIINHLKFRVLVHEYEGRGVEIIGTGEEGMGVISSDADKKKASGFEIVGFEVIPCTVKYDPEVMKKLVRYASISSVDCPTELDKSQIIREQERVSFTYEVEFVKSNIRWPSRWDAYLKMEGARVHWFSILNSLMVIFFLAGIVFVIFLRTVRRDLTRYEELDKEAQAQMNEELSGWKLVVGDVFREPNCSKLLCVMVGDGVQITGMAIVTIIFAALGFMSPASRGMLLTGMIILYLFLGIAAGYVGVRLWRTIKGTSEGWRSVSWSVACFFSGIVFIILTVLNFILWSSNSTGAIPISLYFVLLFLWFCISVPLTLLGGFLGTRAEAIQYPVRTNQIPREIPARKYPSWLLVLGAGTLPFGTLFIELFFILSSIWLGRFYYVFGFLLIVLSLLVIVCAEVSVVLTYMHLCVEDWRWWWKAFFASGSVALYVFLYSINYLVFDLQSLSGPVSATLYLGYSLIMAVAIMLSTGTIGFLMSFYFVHYLFSSVKID